From one Eucalyptus grandis isolate ANBG69807.140 chromosome 9, ASM1654582v1, whole genome shotgun sequence genomic stretch:
- the LOC104418894 gene encoding auxin-responsive protein SAUR21: MAIHLSSIMHAKQILRQSLLIGREAVSVPKGYVAVYVGERQKKRYAVPISFLNQPLFQDLLRKAEEEFGFNHPMGGLTIPCTEDTFIALTARLNQS, encoded by the coding sequence ATGGCCATTCACTTGTCAAGTATTATGCATGCGAAGCAGATTCTCCGCCAATCTCTTCTCATTGGCAGAGAAGCAGTCTCGGTCCCGAAAGGCTACGTTGCAGTCTATGTTGGAGAGAGACAGAAGAAGAGATACGCGGTGCCCATATCGTTCTTGAATCAGCCTTTGTTTCAGGACTTGCTTAGGAAGGCCGAGGAAGAATTTGGCTTCAATCATCCTATGGGCGGTCTCACAATTCCCTGCACAGAAGACACATTCATTGCCCTCACAGCACGGTTGAATCAGTCGTAA
- the LOC120288486 gene encoding auxin-induced protein 15A-like yields MQIYNHGNLFACVSFGKQILRGSLFTGKQAVPMAMGVPKGYFAVCVGETQKRRYVVPITHLTPPSFQDLLSRAEEDFGFDHLMGSLRIPCEEEVFLDLTSYMNRRKEMGPTLGEIFLVQKMMRFKLFANHKIQQAVGFRPLGMLMDSNR; encoded by the exons ATGCAGATATATAATCATGGGAATCTGTTTGCCTGTGTCAGCTTCGGTAAGCAGATTCTTCGAGGATCTCTATTCACTGGAAAGCAGGCAGTTCCAATGGCCATGGGTGTGCCCAAGGGCTATTTTGCTGTTTGTGTTGGAGAAACCCAGAAGCGGAGATATGTAGTTCCAATCACTCATTTAACTCCGCCTTCATTTCAAGACTTGCTAAGTCGAGCTGAAGAAGACTTCGGGTTCGATCATCTGATGGGCAGCCTTAGGATTCCTTGTGAAGAAGAAGTCTTCCTCGATCTGACATCTTACATGAACAG GAGGAAGGAGATGGGGCCAACTCTGGGTGAGATTTTCCTAGTGCAAAAGATGATGCGATTCAAGCTCTTCGCAAATCATAAAATCCAACAAGCTGTGGGCTTCCGGCCTCTGGGGATGCTCATGGACAGCAATAGGTGA
- the LOC120288119 gene encoding auxin-responsive protein SAUR21-like, with protein sequence MGISLPGKKLRRSLSGRKEVDSAPLAVPKGHFPVYVGENQKKRFIVPLSYLSRPSFQDLLSQAEEEFGFDHPMGGLTIPCNEEVFLSLIDG encoded by the coding sequence ATGGGGATCAGTTTGCCAGGAAAAAAGTTGCGGCGGTCTCTATCTGGTCGCAAGGAAGTAGATTCTGCACCCTTAGCCGTTCCAAAGGGGCATTTTCCAGTTTATGTAggagaaaaccaaaagaagagatTCATCGTTCCACTGTCATACTTATCTCGGCCCTCGTTCCAGGACCTGCTGAGTCAAGCTGAGGAGGAGTTTGGCTTCGATCATCCAATGGGAGGCCTAACCATTCCATGCAACGAAGAAGTTTTCCTCAGCCTAATAGATGGATGA